Proteins found in one Clostridium butyricum genomic segment:
- the modB gene encoding molybdate ABC transporter permease subunit, translating into MTNDFSPLWISIKTALLSTLITFFIGIAVSYFMANYRGKLKGVIDGILTLPLILPPTVVGFFLLLICGKNGPIGKLMILFDKSIIFSWSATVIAAIVVSFPMMYRSGRSAFEQIDTNLIFAARTLGLSEFKIFYKIALPLAWPGIIGGLVLSFARAMGEFGATLMLAGNIPGRTQTMPLAIFFAVEGGDMQKALLWVLIITMLSLILILALNYWSEAQLKIIGRRIK; encoded by the coding sequence ATGACTAATGATTTTTCACCTCTTTGGATTTCCATAAAGACTGCCCTATTATCAACTTTAATAACTTTCTTTATAGGAATTGCAGTTTCATATTTTATGGCTAATTACAGAGGAAAACTTAAAGGAGTTATTGATGGAATCCTTACACTTCCATTAATCCTGCCTCCAACTGTAGTAGGTTTTTTTCTTCTTCTTATATGTGGTAAAAATGGTCCTATTGGAAAGCTTATGATTTTATTTGATAAATCTATAATTTTTTCATGGAGTGCAACTGTAATAGCTGCTATAGTTGTATCATTTCCAATGATGTATAGAAGCGGTCGCTCAGCTTTTGAACAGATTGATACAAACTTGATTTTTGCTGCAAGGACTCTTGGTTTAAGTGAATTCAAGATATTTTATAAAATTGCTCTCCCCCTTGCATGGCCTGGGATTATAGGCGGTCTTGTCCTTTCATTTGCAAGAGCAATGGGAGAATTCGGAGCAACATTAATGCTTGCTGGAAACATACCTGGAAGAACTCAGACAATGCCTCTTGCAATTTTCTTTGCTGTAGAAGGCGGTGATATGCAGAAAGCGTTATTATGGGTTCTAATTATAACAATGCTTTCACTAATACTTATCCTTGCACTAAATTACTGGTCAGAAGCACAACTTAAAATCATTGGAAGGAGAATAAAATAG
- a CDS encoding sulfate/molybdate ABC transporter ATP-binding protein: MSLYVDIEKQFSSFKLKVNFDSKNEVLGLLGESGSGKSITLKCISGLITPDKGQIILNDKVFFDSEKKINLSPQLRNTGYLFQNYALFPTMKIKDNIKIGIANMQKEKQNLLMKEYIKKFGLSGLEDRYPWQLSGGQMQRVALARALITSPDILLLDEPFSALDMHLRNNMEKELLSIIKDFNKNVVFVTHDISEAYRVCDEIIVYENGNSLKKRNKYELFTHPKTLSEAKLTGCKNISKASKISDNSIMAEDFGYKFIFSEKVPDDIHYLCIRSHNINISQNINSRNTHPYTITNIIENPFDYTLYIRKDLNSNNKPIEFTMSKDNFNYKIGDFLYVNFMEDKLFYF, from the coding sequence GTGTCTTTATATGTTGATATAGAAAAACAATTTTCATCATTTAAGCTTAAAGTTAATTTTGATAGCAAAAATGAAGTCTTAGGTCTGTTAGGCGAATCCGGCTCTGGAAAAAGCATAACCTTAAAATGTATATCTGGCTTAATCACTCCAGATAAAGGGCAAATAATCTTAAATGATAAAGTATTTTTTGACAGTGAGAAAAAAATAAACTTATCGCCTCAATTGAGAAATACAGGATATTTATTTCAAAATTACGCACTTTTTCCTACAATGAAAATTAAAGATAATATAAAAATAGGTATTGCAAATATGCAAAAAGAAAAACAGAATCTTCTTATGAAAGAATACATAAAAAAATTTGGTCTTTCAGGTCTTGAAGATCGTTATCCATGGCAGCTTTCAGGGGGACAAATGCAAAGAGTAGCACTTGCGAGAGCATTAATAACATCACCAGACATATTGCTCCTTGATGAACCCTTTTCTGCTTTAGATATGCATCTTAGAAACAATATGGAAAAAGAACTTCTTTCAATTATAAAGGATTTTAATAAAAATGTTGTTTTTGTAACCCATGATATAAGTGAAGCATATAGAGTCTGTGACGAAATAATAGTGTATGAAAATGGAAATTCTCTAAAAAAAAGAAATAAATATGAACTTTTCACTCATCCCAAAACTCTTTCAGAAGCAAAACTAACTGGATGTAAAAATATATCAAAAGCATCTAAAATAAGTGATAATAGTATTATGGCTGAAGACTTTGGATACAAGTTCATATTTAGTGAAAAAGTACCTGATGATATACATTATTTATGTATAAGATCTCATAATATCAATATTTCTCAAAATATAAATTCAAGGAACACACATCCTTATACAATAACTAATATTATAGAGAATCCTTTTGACTATACTTTATATATAAGAAAAGATTTAAATTCAAACAATAAACCTATAGAATTTACTATGTCAAAAGATAACTTTAATTATAAAATTGGGGATTTTTTATATGTTAATTTTATGGAAGATAAATTATTCTATTTTTAG
- a CDS encoding LacI family DNA-binding transcriptional regulator gives MNSSDIAKIAGVSRSTVSRVINNYPNVPEETREKVLRIIEEYDYVPHASARMLAGSKNRVIGLFIVDMVERTYGLKNRITKSPYYLEFTSSVIENASEMGYTVLVHIIHNADGYEKIKECFYNKTISGGIFIGQNDNDGVIKKLINGGYKVVLIDQTIKTDDNTYNKCMIVNVDNYRGAYNATKYLIDMNHTEIAHITGGTGKFSSNDRIKGYKRALKDANIPIKRNLIIHSEFIEEGGYNSTKKLLSKNNKFTAIFASNDKIAFGAIKALKEEGIRVPEDVSVIGFDDIEAAQYFNPPLTTMKMELSEMAEIATKSIITSLENDVQFSANYVIPVNMIKRESCKKVDL, from the coding sequence ATGAATAGTAGTGATATTGCAAAGATTGCTGGTGTATCAAGAAGTACAGTGTCAAGAGTTATAAATAATTATCCAAATGTTCCAGAAGAAACAAGAGAAAAAGTTTTAAGAATAATAGAAGAATATGACTATGTACCACATGCATCAGCAAGAATGCTTGCTGGGAGTAAAAATAGGGTGATTGGGTTATTTATTGTTGATATGGTTGAGAGAACTTATGGGTTAAAAAATAGAATTACAAAAAGTCCTTACTATTTAGAATTTACAAGCTCTGTTATAGAAAATGCAAGTGAAATGGGTTATACAGTTCTTGTGCATATAATACATAATGCAGATGGATATGAGAAAATCAAAGAGTGTTTCTACAACAAAACAATTTCAGGTGGAATATTCATTGGTCAGAATGATAATGATGGTGTAATAAAAAAATTGATTAATGGTGGATATAAAGTTGTACTTATTGATCAAACTATTAAAACAGATGATAATACATATAATAAATGTATGATTGTAAATGTTGATAATTATAGAGGAGCATATAATGCTACAAAATATCTTATAGATATGAATCATACAGAGATTGCTCATATTACAGGAGGTACAGGCAAATTTTCATCAAATGATAGAATAAAAGGATATAAAAGAGCCTTAAAGGATGCAAATATACCTATAAAAAGGAACTTGATTATACACAGTGAATTTATAGAAGAAGGTGGATATAATTCTACAAAAAAATTGCTGAGCAAAAATAATAAATTTACTGCTATTTTTGCAAGTAATGATAAAATTGCCTTTGGAGCTATAAAAGCATTGAAAGAAGAAGGAATCAGAGTTCCAGAAGATGTTTCAGTTATAGGATTTGATGATATAGAAGCAGCCCAATATTTTAATCCGCCTCTTACTACCATGAAAATGGAATTATCAGAAATGGCAGAAATAGCAACAAAGTCTATTATTACATCATTAGAAAATGATGTTCAATTTTCTGCTAATTATGTTATACCAGTAAATATGATAAAAAGAGAAAGTTGTAAAAAAGTAGATTTATAA
- a CDS encoding PTS lactose/cellobiose transporter subunit IIA encodes MEGMELIAFEIISNVGMAKSLSVEALRAVRLGNYDECNKKLEEASEYLIKGHHAHTSLIQKEASGEKIEFSLIIMHAEDQMIAAETIKSLVEEMIDMYKELKK; translated from the coding sequence ATGGAAGGAATGGAATTAATAGCATTCGAAATAATAAGTAATGTAGGAATGGCTAAATCACTATCTGTAGAAGCATTGAGAGCTGTTCGATTAGGAAATTATGATGAATGTAATAAAAAATTAGAAGAAGCATCAGAATATCTTATTAAAGGTCATCACGCGCATACATCACTTATACAAAAAGAAGCATCGGGTGAAAAGATTGAATTTTCATTGATTATAATGCATGCAGAAGATCAGATGATTGCAGCTGAAACTATAAAATCTTTAGTTGAAGAAATGATTGACATGTATAAGGAATTAAAGAAATAA
- a CDS encoding PTS sugar transporter subunit IIC: MSIMDKFQGAIEKLLVPIAAKINSQRHICAVRDAFILSFPLTMAGSLMVLLNNVFLSPDGFIIKMLKLDKVFPNIGECQAIFSPVLKGSADIFAILVVFLIARNLAKSLKGDDLLTGLTAISVYFIVYPDYLSVEGTNYITTRFTGAQGLFVAIIVGLLVGELMSVLSKSSKLEIKMPDQVPPAVARTFKVLLPIIITTISFSILNFIVKKFAPGGLHELIYNVIQTPLTALSQSVGSVLVLSFLSQALWVMGIHGPNTIAAIRDTMFSEATNANLLHVSATGSAWGAPYPVTYSGLATAFTEYGGSGCTLGLIIAILIFSKTKDQKSIAKLSLAPGLFNINEMVIFGLPIVLNPIYIIPFVLTPIVNIMIGYTSICIFKIIPPVAYGIPWTTPGPLMPFLGTGGNILALVIGFICLGVSVLIYSPFVIAANKAAQKEIEKEIEVA; encoded by the coding sequence ATGAGTATTATGGATAAATTTCAGGGTGCGATTGAAAAATTATTAGTACCTATAGCAGCAAAAATCAATTCACAAAGACACATATGTGCAGTAAGAGATGCGTTTATATTATCATTTCCACTAACTATGGCAGGATCATTAATGGTATTGCTTAACAATGTTTTCTTATCACCAGACGGATTTATTATAAAAATGTTAAAATTAGACAAAGTATTTCCTAACATAGGAGAGTGCCAGGCAATATTCAGTCCAGTCTTAAAGGGATCAGCAGATATATTTGCAATATTAGTAGTATTTCTTATTGCAAGAAACCTTGCCAAGAGTCTAAAAGGCGATGATCTTCTTACAGGACTTACAGCTATTTCAGTTTATTTCATAGTTTATCCTGATTATTTATCAGTAGAAGGAACTAATTATATAACAACAAGATTTACAGGGGCTCAAGGTCTGTTTGTAGCAATAATCGTTGGATTACTTGTTGGTGAATTAATGTCAGTTTTATCGAAATCAAGTAAATTAGAAATTAAAATGCCAGACCAAGTACCACCAGCAGTAGCAAGAACATTTAAAGTATTATTACCAATTATTATAACAACTATATCATTTTCAATTTTAAACTTTATCGTTAAGAAATTTGCACCAGGTGGATTGCATGAATTAATTTATAATGTAATTCAAACACCATTAACAGCGTTAAGCCAAAGTGTAGGATCAGTACTTGTATTATCATTCTTATCTCAAGCACTATGGGTTATGGGTATACATGGACCAAACACTATAGCAGCAATTCGTGATACTATGTTTTCTGAAGCAACTAATGCAAATCTTTTACATGTATCTGCAACAGGTAGTGCATGGGGAGCTCCTTATCCAGTAACATACAGTGGACTTGCAACTGCCTTTACTGAATATGGTGGATCAGGATGTACATTAGGTCTTATAATAGCAATTTTAATATTTAGTAAAACAAAAGATCAAAAGAGTATTGCTAAGCTTTCTTTGGCACCTGGATTATTTAATATAAACGAAATGGTTATTTTTGGATTGCCTATAGTATTGAATCCAATTTATATAATTCCATTTGTATTAACTCCTATAGTGAATATTATGATTGGTTATACTTCTATTTGCATTTTTAAAATAATACCACCAGTTGCTTATGGTATTCCATGGACAACACCAGGACCATTAATGCCTTTCTTGGGAACTGGTGGAAATATCCTTGCTTTAGTTATAGGATTTATATGTCTTGGAGTTAGCGTATTAATATACTCGCCATTTGTAATCGCAGCTAACAAAGCTGCTCAAAAAGAAATAGAGAAAGAAATTGAAGTAGCATAA
- a CDS encoding PTS sugar transporter subunit IIB, which produces MKKILLVCSAGMSTSLLVTKMQSAAKEKGIEIEISALPVAECSSVIDTVDIVLLGPQVRFQKPQVEKLVNGRIPVEVIDMRLYGTMNGKAILEDTLNKIK; this is translated from the coding sequence ATGAAAAAAATATTATTAGTATGTTCCGCAGGAATGTCAACCAGTTTATTAGTTACAAAAATGCAATCAGCAGCAAAGGAAAAGGGAATAGAAATTGAAATAAGTGCTCTTCCAGTAGCAGAATGTTCTTCTGTTATAGATACTGTTGATATAGTTCTTCTAGGACCACAAGTACGTTTTCAGAAACCACAAGTTGAAAAGCTTGTAAATGGTAGAATACCTGTTGAAGTAATTGACATGAGATTATATGGAACTATGAATGGGAAGGCTATTTTAGAAGATACACTTAACAAAATAAAATAA
- a CDS encoding glycoside hydrolase family 1 protein translates to MIYEKLEKFKDDFLWGSASAAYQVEGAWDKDGKGKSIWDVYTKIPGTTFKDTNGDVAVDHYNRYKEDVALMAEMGLKAYRFSIAWSRIYPNGRGEINEAGIKFYEDLIDELIKNNIEPVITLYHWDLPQHLQDLYGGWESREIINDFNEYCITLFKRFGDKVKYWVSLNEQNVFVTLGYLTALHPPGVKDHKRMLNVNHIANLANAKVIESFRTYVKDGMIGPSFAYGPVYPYSCNPDDVLSAENAEDLNSNWWLDVYCKGVYPAFAMKYYERLGIAPVIEEGDLELLAKAKPDFIGINYYQTATVAMNPLDGVGAAEGINNTGKKGTTKESGIPGVFKNVTNPNLETTNWDWAIDPTGLRVGLRRLTSRYNLPILITENGLGEFDKLEENDVVNDEYRIKFLKNHVNACKEAITDGVDLIGYCTWSFTDLLSWLNGYQKRYGFVYIDRDENDEKDLRRIKKKSFYWYKNVIGSNGEEI, encoded by the coding sequence ATGATATATGAAAAACTAGAAAAATTTAAAGATGATTTCCTTTGGGGATCAGCATCAGCAGCTTATCAAGTTGAAGGTGCATGGGATAAAGATGGAAAAGGTAAGAGTATATGGGATGTATATACTAAAATACCTGGAACAACTTTTAAAGATACGAATGGAGATGTTGCAGTCGATCATTATAACAGATATAAGGAAGATGTAGCATTAATGGCTGAAATGGGACTTAAGGCATATAGATTTTCTATTGCATGGAGCCGTATATATCCTAATGGAAGAGGAGAAATAAACGAAGCAGGGATTAAGTTCTATGAAGATTTAATTGATGAACTTATAAAGAATAATATAGAGCCAGTTATTACATTATATCACTGGGATCTTCCACAACATTTACAAGATTTATATGGTGGATGGGAATCAAGAGAAATAATAAATGATTTCAATGAATACTGTATAACTCTTTTCAAAAGATTTGGTGACAAAGTAAAGTACTGGGTGTCATTAAATGAGCAGAATGTATTCGTTACCTTAGGATATCTTACAGCTTTACATCCACCAGGTGTTAAAGATCATAAGAGAATGCTTAATGTAAACCATATCGCTAATTTAGCTAATGCAAAAGTAATAGAATCATTCAGAACTTATGTAAAAGATGGAATGATTGGACCGAGTTTTGCATATGGACCTGTTTATCCATACAGCTGTAATCCAGATGATGTTCTTTCAGCAGAAAATGCAGAAGATTTAAACAGCAACTGGTGGCTTGATGTTTACTGTAAAGGTGTATATCCAGCATTTGCAATGAAATATTATGAAAGATTAGGAATAGCACCAGTAATTGAAGAGGGTGATCTTGAACTATTAGCAAAAGCAAAACCTGACTTCATAGGTATAAATTATTACCAGACTGCTACTGTAGCAATGAATCCATTAGATGGAGTTGGCGCAGCAGAAGGAATTAATAATACTGGTAAAAAAGGAACAACAAAAGAAAGTGGAATACCAGGAGTATTTAAAAATGTTACAAATCCAAATTTAGAAACTACTAATTGGGATTGGGCAATTGATCCTACAGGACTTAGAGTAGGTCTTAGAAGATTAACAAGCAGATACAATCTTCCTATATTAATAACAGAAAACGGTCTTGGAGAGTTTGATAAACTAGAAGAAAACGATGTTGTAAACGATGAATATAGAATTAAGTTCCTTAAAAATCACGTTAATGCCTGCAAAGAAGCAATAACGGATGGTGTAGATCTTATTGGATACTGCACATGGTCATTTACAGATTTATTAAGTTGGCTTAATGGATATCAAAAGCGTTATGGATTTGTTTATATAGATAGAGATGAGAATGATGAAAAGGATTTAAGAAGAATAAAAAAGAAAAGCTTTTATTGGTATAAGAATGTTATAGGCTCAAATGGAGAAGAAATATAA
- a CDS encoding ROK family protein — MERYNLGIDIGGTFIKFALVDKQYNIKDKWKVESLKFDSKDEFYDYLCSNVKYNDEIDVIGVSAPGLIDEQSNVKSYAAPNVSIMYGTNINDEISKRTNKKVASINDAKSAGLCEFTIGNAKGSKSSGFLILGTGTGGCLCDKNGVIYGKDAFAGEFHNIPFINFQTKEINKMGDGASITGLIEIYNGKVENDIKTKYGTKICERYLDGDEIAISAVEEWIDNIVIQLITITVFYNPEIICIGGGISEEKWFIEKLREKYQSTCIDYLQANFITTKIEKCKYNNDANILGAIINSEIKK; from the coding sequence TTGGAAAGATATAATTTGGGAATAGATATAGGAGGAACTTTTATCAAATTTGCATTAGTAGACAAGCAGTATAATATTAAGGATAAATGGAAAGTTGAATCTTTAAAATTTGATAGCAAAGATGAATTCTATGATTATTTATGCTCAAACGTTAAGTATAATGATGAAATAGATGTAATCGGTGTAAGTGCACCAGGACTTATAGATGAACAGTCTAACGTAAAATCATATGCAGCACCTAATGTTTCAATAATGTATGGAACAAATATAAATGATGAAATTTCTAAAAGAACAAACAAGAAAGTTGCATCAATTAATGATGCAAAGTCTGCAGGTTTATGTGAGTTTACAATAGGAAATGCAAAAGGAAGCAAATCTTCGGGATTTTTAATATTGGGAACAGGAACTGGAGGATGCTTATGTGATAAAAATGGAGTTATATATGGAAAAGATGCATTTGCTGGTGAATTTCATAATATCCCATTTATAAACTTTCAAACTAAAGAAATAAACAAAATGGGTGATGGTGCTTCTATTACAGGATTAATAGAAATTTATAATGGCAAAGTTGAAAACGATATTAAAACTAAATATGGTACTAAAATATGTGAAAGATATTTAGATGGAGATGAAATTGCCATAAGTGCGGTAGAAGAATGGATAGATAATATAGTAATTCAACTTATAACTATAACTGTATTTTATAATCCAGAAATCATATGCATAGGTGGAGGCATATCTGAAGAAAAATGGTTTATTGAGAAACTCAGAGAAAAGTATCAAAGTACTTGTATTGATTACCTTCAAGCAAACTTTATTACAACTAAAATAGAAAAATGCAAGTATAATAACGATGCAAATATACTTGGAGCAATAATAAATTCAGAAATAAAAAAATAA